A genomic region of Arachis hypogaea cultivar Tifrunner chromosome 5, arahy.Tifrunner.gnm2.J5K5, whole genome shotgun sequence contains the following coding sequences:
- the LOC112801024 gene encoding uncharacterized protein isoform X2 encodes MECAAKGSGRTRCTGAATRPCARCGAVAYCSLSHQIEHWSSHKHECDRLEQQMESVHLLNDFPFTFSQEATVQIFLKQETRCSFLSKRGIHQKGMWMIECRCGESSASFDCLRLNNSWDLPRNLYPCYAPESQIPVQLHSWSDYYNWRCIPLDSPAALLLHWPLTIYHAAQLVGIGTLNPEVCDKLYLHYLGPEKELLQLDVFGELQALFPGVHIHIELVGPAIPPQRDGEKISISRYASSNEDQSTCKSASENAILSTQSGITSAVTLQLWHGLYHDRYRDIVKDSSPHLVIAPNGGIAAYPSWLPSIELIEKLDVPAVFTDYCEEACHLAASCIENVQVNPFRQPIAVEDSVLLLPCYSNCFVFGM; translated from the exons ATGGAGTGCGCCGCGAAGGGCAGCGGAAGAACGCGCTGCACCGGCGCCGCCACCAGGCCCTGCGCTCGCTGCGGAGCCGTCGCTTATTGCTCTCTCTCTCATCAG ATTGAACACTGGAGTAGCCACAAACATGAGTGTGATAGGTTAGAGCAACAGATGGAGAGTGTGCATTTACTCAATGATTTTCCTTTCACTTTCTCTCAAGAAGCTACAGTTCAG ATTTTTTTGAAGCAGGAAACTAGGTGTTCTTTCTTGAGCAAGAGGGGAATCCATCAAAAGGGGATGTGGATGATCGAATGCCGTTGTGGCGAATCGTCTGCTTCATTTGATTGTTTACG GTTAAACAACAGTTGGGATCTTCCAAGAAATTTGTATCCTTGTTATG CACCCGAATCTCAAATTCCGGTGCAGTTGCATAGTTGGAGTGACTACTATAATTGGAGGTGCATTCCACTGGACTCACCTGCTGCTTTGCTGCTTCACTGG CCACTTACAATATATCATGCTGCTCAACTAGTTGGAATTGGAACCCTGAATCCTGAAGTCTGTGATAAGTTGTACCTACATTACCTTG GACCTGAGAAAGAATTGCTACAACTAGATGTATTTGGAGAACTACAGGCACTCTTCCCCGGCGTACATATTCATATTGAACTTGTTGGACCTGCAATTCCTCCACAAAG GGATGGTGAGAAGATCAGCATTTCCAGGTATGCTTCTTCCAATGAAGACCAGAGTACCTGCAAATCAGCGAGTGAAAATGCCATTTTATCAACACAGAGTGGCATTACTTCGGCAGTAACATTGCAGCTGTGGCATGGACTCTATCACGACCGATATAGAGATATTGTTAAG GATTCCTCCCCTCATCTAGTGATTGCTCCAAATGGTGGCATTGCTGCCTATCCAAGTTGGTTACCTAGTATT GAGTTAATTGAAAAACTAGATGTCCCAGCCGTTTTTACTGATTATTGTGAGGAAGCTTGTCATCTTGCAGCAAGTTGCATTGAGAAT GTTCAGGTAAATCCTTTCAGGCAACCTATTGCTGTGGAAGATAGTGTGTTGTTGCTTCCCTGCTACTCAAATTGCTTTGTTTTTGGAATGTAA
- the LOC112799627 gene encoding uncharacterized protein: MGLVVEENHLVIYPMQESPLIRLVERKLFMSLLIQERNLKGAVSGKAKKCGKKALDVSINGHSEKSVTARRKALSDISNSVVEPPPLDFDVFEELGMLHDHSKCLSNFSPLSEAELLSDESENPHIELEEEEEYYGLQSETEPEIYIRRYRPLTPMSSPECRKLLDELEALYSDRPDARQ, translated from the exons ATGGGGCTGGTGGTGGAAGAAAACCACTTGGTGATCTATCCAATGCAGGAAAGCCCATTAATCAGGCTGGTGGAAAGAAAGCTCTTCATGTCTCTGTTGATTCAAGAACGGAACCTGAAGG GTGCAGTTTCCGGGAAGGCGAAGAAATGTGGAAAGAAAGCCCTTGATGTCTCTATCAATGGACATTCTGAGAAATCTGTCACCGCTAGAAGGAAGGCCCTTTCTGACATTTCAAACTCCGTGGTTGAGCCGCCTCCTCTTGACTTTGATGTCTTTGAGGAACTAGGAATGCTTCACGATCATTCTAAGTGTCTGTCAAATTTTTCCCCTTTGAGTGAAGCTGAACTGCTTAGTGACGAG TCTGAAAACCCTCATATAGAactagaagaggaggaggagtatTACGGCCTACAGTCGGAGACTGAGCCGGAGATTTATATTAGGCGCTATCGGCCTCTTACTCCAATGAGTTCTCCAGAATGCCGCAAATTGTTGGATGAATTGGAAGCACTGTATTCTGACCGTCCTGATGCACGACAGTGA
- the LOC112801024 gene encoding uncharacterized protein isoform X1, giving the protein MECAAKGSGRTRCTGAATRPCARCGAVAYCSLSHQIEHWSSHKHECDRLEQQMESVHLLNDFPFTFSQEATVQIFLKQETRCSFLSKRGIHQKGMWMIECRCGESSASFDCLRLNNSWDLPRNLYPCYAPESQIPVQLHSWSDYYNWRCIPLDSPAALLLHWPLTIYHAAQLVGIGTLNPEVCDKLYLHYLGPEKELLQLDVFGELQALFPGVHIHIELVGPAIPPQRDGEKISISRYASSNEDQSTCKSASENAILSTQSGITSAVTLQLWHGLYHDRYRDIVKDSSPHLVIAPNGGIAAYPSWLPSIELIEKLDVPAVFTDYCEEACHLAASCIENVINRSFRLPVQVNPFRQPIAVEDSVLLLPCYSNCFVFGM; this is encoded by the exons ATGGAGTGCGCCGCGAAGGGCAGCGGAAGAACGCGCTGCACCGGCGCCGCCACCAGGCCCTGCGCTCGCTGCGGAGCCGTCGCTTATTGCTCTCTCTCTCATCAG ATTGAACACTGGAGTAGCCACAAACATGAGTGTGATAGGTTAGAGCAACAGATGGAGAGTGTGCATTTACTCAATGATTTTCCTTTCACTTTCTCTCAAGAAGCTACAGTTCAG ATTTTTTTGAAGCAGGAAACTAGGTGTTCTTTCTTGAGCAAGAGGGGAATCCATCAAAAGGGGATGTGGATGATCGAATGCCGTTGTGGCGAATCGTCTGCTTCATTTGATTGTTTACG GTTAAACAACAGTTGGGATCTTCCAAGAAATTTGTATCCTTGTTATG CACCCGAATCTCAAATTCCGGTGCAGTTGCATAGTTGGAGTGACTACTATAATTGGAGGTGCATTCCACTGGACTCACCTGCTGCTTTGCTGCTTCACTGG CCACTTACAATATATCATGCTGCTCAACTAGTTGGAATTGGAACCCTGAATCCTGAAGTCTGTGATAAGTTGTACCTACATTACCTTG GACCTGAGAAAGAATTGCTACAACTAGATGTATTTGGAGAACTACAGGCACTCTTCCCCGGCGTACATATTCATATTGAACTTGTTGGACCTGCAATTCCTCCACAAAG GGATGGTGAGAAGATCAGCATTTCCAGGTATGCTTCTTCCAATGAAGACCAGAGTACCTGCAAATCAGCGAGTGAAAATGCCATTTTATCAACACAGAGTGGCATTACTTCGGCAGTAACATTGCAGCTGTGGCATGGACTCTATCACGACCGATATAGAGATATTGTTAAG GATTCCTCCCCTCATCTAGTGATTGCTCCAAATGGTGGCATTGCTGCCTATCCAAGTTGGTTACCTAGTATT GAGTTAATTGAAAAACTAGATGTCCCAGCCGTTTTTACTGATTATTGTGAGGAAGCTTGTCATCTTGCAGCAAGTTGCATTGAGAATGTAATTAATCGCTCTTTTAGACTGCCT GTTCAGGTAAATCCTTTCAGGCAACCTATTGCTGTGGAAGATAGTGTGTTGTTGCTTCCCTGCTACTCAAATTGCTTTGTTTTTGGAATGTAA